The Tepidisphaeraceae bacterium sequence CAATCCGCACTCCGCAAAAACGTTACTTCAGCGGCTGACCCTGCAGGTTTGCCGGGGGCATGCCGGCGGCGTTACCGGCGGGCTGGCCCATCGGGGGGCGGGCCTGACCCATGTTACCGCCCTGCGGCGGGCGGTTCTTGATCGCTTCGGGGCCCACCGTCACGTGACCGGCGAACACTGCGCCTTCGTCGACCACCAGCTTGCTGGCGCGCAGATCGCCTTCATAGCGGGCGGTGGCCTTCAGCTCGATGCGGTCGGCGGCAGACAGGTTTCCCTTCACGTCGCCTTCCACGATGATCGCGCCGGCATCGACGTCGGCGCTCAGGCGCGCCTCGCGCGACACGTGCAGCCGGCCGGGCGTGTTGATCTTGCCCTCGAACTTGCCCTGCAGGCGCATGCCCTTCTCGAACGACAGCTCACCTTTGAAGTTCGCGTCGGGGCCGAGGACGGTCGGGAAATCGGTCGGGTTGGCTTCCGCCATGGGTGTGCCTCCTGCACGGGTGTGGATTCAATTCCAGGTTCTATCACTGGCTCACCTCGTCCCATCCAAAACGGAACGCGGCTCCAGTTGCGAGCGGATGATAGCCCGGCGAGCCATAAGGGGCAATTTTATCGGACGGCGAATCTCAGATGAAAATCGACCGCCTCCAGCCGAAGCGCCCGATCGTCCGATAACCGTTA is a genomic window containing:
- a CDS encoding polymer-forming cytoskeletal protein produces the protein MAEANPTDFPTVLGPDANFKGELSFEKGMRLQGKFEGKINTPGRLHVSREARLSADVDAGAIIVEGDVKGNLSAADRIELKATARYEGDLRASKLVVDEGAVFAGHVTVGPEAIKNRPPQGGNMGQARPPMGQPAGNAAGMPPANLQGQPLK